From Longimicrobium sp., a single genomic window includes:
- a CDS encoding beta-propeller domain-containing protein: MRPSLVLALAALLATGTRAAAQNPGAAAPERTLQPFRSVAELRSFVAELASARPKPAPAPAVSPNSTCPTPPAPTAARVTITGRVTGEDGKPLSGVQVRVACDAAAVTNGEGRYTLSASPGTRGVTASIVGRTTRHASVTVKTGEAVTLDFVMAAAPVALEGLVMAAGVQVITNNQHQGVDEGGIVKTHGDHLVILRRGRLFTVHVGNAELTPVSSVDVFGPGIDPEDGWYDEMLVSEDQVVVIGYNYGGGGTEIGLFGIDDAGRLRHRSTYHLRSDDYYSSRNYASRLVGDKLILYTPLDLPLDETEPADWLPALRRWHPGAQEGEFTPIATSTRVFRPARPLAGGVDAALHTVTTCNLRGTGMSCEATAVIGPSGSVFYVSPSAVYVWTTTSRRGDERRGESVLYRMPLDGSRPSALGVAGSPIDQFSFLESDDRHLNVLVRSDGGGARMWSAERGAGALALLRIPVADFGDGRQDATASRYRRLHGAGSGALQNRFVGNYLLYGVGNGWGDPRRARNAAVYVVPWARARTPVRRLSLPHAVDRIEAMGGDALVVGADAHDLHFTGVLLAAVPELGAGYTRRGAAQGETRSHGFFYRADGPENGVLGLPVRHGGEAGVEQLVEGSASIVFLANDGASLHELGELAAQPERAVEDDCVASCVDWYGNARPIFLRGRIFALMGYELVEGAMRGNRIREVRRTDFTPRRATASR, encoded by the coding sequence CCCACGCCGCCGGCTCCCACGGCTGCGCGAGTCACGATCACCGGACGGGTTACCGGGGAGGACGGCAAGCCGCTGAGCGGCGTGCAGGTGCGAGTCGCGTGCGACGCCGCGGCCGTGACGAATGGGGAGGGACGCTACACTCTTTCCGCTTCCCCGGGCACCCGTGGCGTCACGGCGTCCATCGTCGGCAGGACTACCCGGCACGCTTCCGTCACCGTTAAAACGGGCGAGGCCGTGACGCTCGACTTCGTCATGGCTGCTGCACCCGTCGCGCTCGAAGGGTTGGTGATGGCCGCGGGCGTTCAGGTGATCACGAACAACCAGCACCAGGGGGTGGACGAAGGCGGGATCGTGAAGACGCATGGCGACCACCTGGTGATCCTGCGCAGGGGGCGCCTCTTCACCGTTCACGTCGGCAACGCGGAGCTCACCCCCGTCTCGTCGGTGGACGTCTTCGGCCCCGGAATCGACCCCGAGGACGGCTGGTACGACGAGATGCTGGTGTCGGAAGACCAGGTGGTGGTGATCGGCTACAACTACGGCGGAGGGGGGACGGAGATCGGCCTCTTCGGCATCGACGACGCCGGGCGGCTCCGCCACCGCTCCACCTATCACCTGCGCTCGGACGACTACTACTCGTCGCGCAACTACGCCAGCCGGCTGGTCGGGGACAAGCTCATCCTCTACACGCCGCTGGACCTGCCGCTGGACGAAACCGAACCGGCCGACTGGCTGCCGGCGCTGCGCCGCTGGCACCCCGGAGCGCAGGAGGGAGAGTTCACCCCCATCGCCACCTCCACGCGCGTGTTCCGCCCGGCGCGTCCGCTTGCGGGTGGCGTCGATGCGGCACTGCACACGGTAACCACGTGCAACCTCCGCGGCACCGGAATGTCGTGCGAGGCGACCGCCGTGATCGGGCCGAGCGGGAGCGTGTTCTACGTCTCGCCCAGCGCGGTGTACGTATGGACCACCACCTCGCGCCGTGGGGACGAGCGGCGGGGCGAGTCCGTGCTGTACCGGATGCCCCTGGACGGGTCCCGCCCTTCCGCGTTGGGGGTGGCCGGGAGCCCGATCGACCAGTTCTCTTTCCTGGAGAGCGACGACCGCCACCTCAACGTGCTGGTCCGCTCGGATGGCGGCGGTGCGCGGATGTGGTCCGCAGAGAGGGGCGCGGGGGCGCTGGCGTTGCTCCGCATTCCGGTCGCCGACTTCGGAGACGGACGACAGGACGCAACGGCGTCGCGGTACCGGCGGCTTCACGGCGCGGGCTCGGGCGCGCTGCAGAACCGGTTCGTCGGGAACTACCTGCTCTACGGTGTGGGCAACGGGTGGGGCGATCCCCGGCGGGCGCGAAACGCGGCGGTCTACGTGGTGCCCTGGGCGCGCGCGAGAACCCCCGTGCGGCGCCTCTCGCTACCCCACGCGGTGGACCGGATCGAAGCGATGGGCGGCGACGCGCTGGTCGTGGGTGCGGACGCGCACGACCTGCACTTCACCGGCGTCCTCCTGGCCGCGGTCCCGGAGCTGGGCGCCGGGTACACGAGGCGCGGCGCGGCGCAGGGGGAGACGCGGAGCCACGGCTTCTTCTATCGTGCGGATGGCCCCGAGAACGGCGTGCTGGGGCTGCCGGTGCGCCACGGCGGGGAGGCGGGAGTCGAGCAGCTGGTGGAAGGATCCGCCTCCATCGTCTTCCTGGCCAACGACGGCGCGTCGCTCCATGAGCTCGGCGAGCTGGCCGCCCAGCCGGAGCGCGCGGTCGAAGACGACTGCGTGGCCTCATGCGTGGACTGGTACGGCAACGCGCGGCCCATCTTCTTGCGAGGCCGCATCTTCGCCCTCATGGGCTACGAACTGGTGGAGGGCGCCATGCGAGGAAACCGCATCCGCGAAGTGCGCCGCACCGACTTCACCCCCCGCCGCGCCACCGCCTCCCGCTGA
- a CDS encoding NYN domain-containing protein has translation MDQFVIMVDAGYLYAAAGELCYGTTSRRELRLDASRVNVELAELCAKHSGQKYLRTYWYDAAPNALPTFEHNSLADQRGIKLRLGRMTHGGQKGVDSRIVRDLIVLPRNGAVRTIFLLSGDEDVREGVAEAQELGVAVVLIGIESPVGRRNQAETLVREADDRIILSRTECLAFLGEIAGGTLAPTSGAPAAQGSIPPTSVPTALSAAGGSVQAGAAQPGVIGPDDWKAFGTKFAADWQSKNEASAIAAVIAGQPRLPITVDGPLLRAASAHFGVVLEEGDRRAIRAGFWEGVRTDLKS, from the coding sequence ATGGATCAGTTCGTGATCATGGTGGATGCCGGGTACCTCTACGCGGCAGCCGGCGAGCTCTGCTATGGAACGACGTCGCGCCGCGAGCTGCGGCTCGACGCTTCGAGGGTGAACGTGGAGCTGGCAGAGCTGTGTGCGAAGCATTCCGGGCAGAAATACCTCCGCACGTACTGGTACGATGCGGCTCCGAACGCGCTCCCAACCTTCGAACACAACAGCCTCGCCGACCAGAGGGGGATCAAGCTGAGGCTTGGAAGGATGACGCACGGCGGGCAGAAAGGCGTGGATTCGCGCATCGTGCGGGATCTGATCGTCCTTCCACGCAACGGCGCCGTTCGCACGATCTTTCTGCTCAGTGGCGACGAGGACGTCCGTGAAGGGGTGGCAGAAGCTCAGGAACTTGGCGTCGCCGTCGTGTTGATCGGGATCGAGTCACCGGTCGGGAGGAGAAACCAGGCCGAAACACTCGTTCGCGAAGCCGATGATCGCATTATCCTTTCACGGACAGAGTGCCTGGCATTTCTGGGAGAGATAGCCGGGGGAACTCTCGCGCCAACTTCTGGAGCGCCCGCGGCGCAAGGCTCGATCCCACCCACCTCCGTTCCAACGGCTCTTAGCGCGGCTGGTGGTTCGGTCCAAGCCGGCGCTGCGCAGCCCGGTGTGATCGGTCCCGACGATTGGAAGGCGTTTGGGACTAAGTTCGCTGCGGACTGGCAATCGAAAAACGAGGCATCGGCTATCGCGGCTGTCATTGCAGGACAGCCCAGACTTCCAATTACGGTTGATGGCCCCTTGCTGCGAGCTGCCTCGGCACATTTCGGGGTTGTGCTGGAAGAAGGAGATCGGAGGGCGATTCGAGCAGGGTTCTGGGAGGGTGTCCGGACTGATCTGAAATCGTGA
- a CDS encoding CHAT domain-containing protein: MKVLALFSNPPDQTPLRLDKEDKILVRLAREFASTVSLVRQHASEIEDIHSLLINGDYDVLHFSGHGDADGLCLDQGDSERSETVSAARVLSLINLSKKQPLVSAFLSCYSADNLPILADSAPFVITSRGAVSDQDCLIFVEGFYEHLFRQNSVNASFEHALTLMRARGCGEQCFTLSRRHLVRRKDSVYVESRPSSTHDPVIINLDAVRDSLGRFGLSEEEMCHLLARKVVIHHWIFDTARDDAVLPIGRLLFGVFSWTNARDVIYCTKLMKLRADAPALAWQVWSRLMSTYNDLAACRYRSAQRPSDPSSSYMLEEAVALFQHHVLKYMEPARHTLVQLNQEELLPHLQMAITQVETASDQLALGRFREVVLSLELALTNYHTVADGLQPPEDVSPAAT, from the coding sequence ATGAAAGTTCTTGCACTCTTTTCAAATCCACCCGACCAGACCCCCCTCCGTCTCGACAAGGAGGACAAGATCTTGGTGCGGCTTGCGCGTGAGTTCGCCTCGACAGTTTCACTCGTGCGTCAGCACGCATCAGAGATCGAGGACATTCATAGCCTGTTGATCAATGGCGACTACGATGTGCTGCACTTCTCGGGGCACGGGGATGCAGATGGGTTGTGTCTTGACCAGGGGGATTCGGAGCGGAGTGAAACTGTTAGCGCCGCACGGGTACTTAGCCTAATTAATCTCTCGAAGAAGCAACCGCTGGTTAGCGCGTTCTTAAGTTGCTACTCAGCAGATAATCTTCCCATCCTAGCCGACAGCGCGCCGTTCGTAATTACCTCACGCGGGGCAGTGTCGGACCAAGACTGCTTGATCTTTGTTGAAGGGTTTTACGAACACCTCTTTCGCCAGAACTCTGTTAACGCGTCGTTCGAGCACGCACTTACCCTCATGCGGGCGCGGGGTTGCGGAGAGCAATGCTTCACACTATCGAGGCGGCACTTGGTTCGGCGAAAAGATAGCGTCTACGTCGAGAGCCGGCCGTCCTCGACGCACGACCCTGTTATCATCAACCTCGACGCGGTACGGGATTCCTTAGGTCGCTTCGGCCTCTCTGAGGAAGAGATGTGCCATTTGCTTGCACGAAAAGTGGTCATCCATCATTGGATCTTCGACACCGCACGTGACGACGCAGTGTTACCGATTGGTCGGTTGCTGTTTGGTGTCTTCTCATGGACCAACGCCCGTGACGTGATTTACTGCACGAAGTTAATGAAACTTCGCGCCGACGCGCCTGCGCTCGCTTGGCAGGTGTGGTCACGCTTGATGTCCACTTACAATGATCTTGCGGCTTGCCGCTATCGAAGTGCGCAGCGTCCGAGTGATCCTAGTTCGTCCTACATGCTAGAGGAGGCCGTCGCGCTCTTTCAGCACCATGTTCTGAAGTACATGGAGCCCGCTCGGCATACGCTAGTTCAACTGAACCAGGAAGAGCTCCTGCCTCACCTCCAGATGGCCATTACCCAGGTAGAAACAGCCTCCGACCAGTTGGCGCTGGGCCGGTTCCGCGAAGTCGTCCTATCGCTGGAACTCGCATTAACAAACTATCATACCGTGGCCGACGGGCTTCAGCCCCCTGAGGACGTGTCACCAGCGGCTACGTGA
- a CDS encoding HNH endonuclease signature motif containing protein: MARKKLRLSRFYAEVLGATFTNSRWSWGAIDFATGRLFLRVWKDQLEPIEGREHVMVLRAVPTTASPGYRERERHLALLEEGVPGYGVVCVARDTDVDAGRTIRSYNDRELLVLGKLVVRPEGRYAEVVRRVSLEELERAEGGAADLEEDIRAIRRNRSLQVTEREALVSARLGQGVFRTQVLARWGGRCAVTGSATQVVIRASHIKPWRDSDNEERQDPENGLPLVADLDALFDQRWVTFGLDGELLVSPRIPKKERTLLRLEGLRLRKRPGPLTLQYLEEHRLAAFRTRW, translated from the coding sequence GTGGCCAGAAAGAAACTGAGGTTGAGCCGCTTTTACGCGGAGGTGCTCGGCGCCACGTTCACCAACTCCCGTTGGTCCTGGGGCGCGATCGACTTCGCGACCGGACGCCTGTTCCTGCGGGTGTGGAAGGACCAGTTGGAACCGATAGAGGGGCGAGAGCACGTCATGGTCTTGCGGGCGGTCCCAACCACGGCCTCCCCCGGGTACCGGGAGAGGGAGCGGCACCTGGCGCTCCTCGAGGAGGGCGTGCCCGGCTACGGTGTCGTATGCGTGGCGCGGGATACCGACGTGGACGCCGGCCGAACGATCCGGAGTTACAACGACCGGGAGCTTCTAGTCCTCGGCAAGCTCGTGGTCCGCCCCGAGGGGCGTTATGCGGAGGTGGTCCGCCGAGTGTCGCTGGAGGAGCTGGAACGTGCGGAGGGGGGGGCGGCCGATCTGGAAGAGGACATCCGTGCGATCCGCCGCAACCGCTCCCTCCAGGTGACTGAACGCGAGGCATTGGTGAGTGCGCGGTTGGGCCAGGGGGTGTTCCGGACGCAGGTGCTGGCGCGATGGGGCGGTCGTTGCGCGGTGACGGGCAGTGCGACCCAGGTGGTCATCCGCGCATCCCACATCAAGCCGTGGCGTGACTCGGATAACGAGGAGCGGCAGGACCCCGAGAACGGGTTGCCTCTGGTGGCGGACCTGGACGCGCTGTTCGACCAACGGTGGGTCACCTTCGGTCTCGACGGCGAACTGCTCGTGTCCCCGCGCATTCCAAAGAAGGAGCGGACGCTTCTCCGTTTGGAGGGACTCCGCCTTCGCAAGCGACCCGGCCCTCTCACGTTGCAATATCTTGAGGAACACCGGCTGGCGGCCTTCCGGACGCGGTGGTGA